A DNA window from Paenibacillus andongensis contains the following coding sequences:
- a CDS encoding sirohydrochlorin chelatase — translation MVRTGGENKMSEYGVLVISHGSRDEGWVQLVDDAVSAVRMPMNVPIYASYLELVEGRLIQDGIYSLEAQGVTDIIVVPLFVSSGSTHIDEISYALGVIDQPLLETDMEPFDIKARIHFTSPIDDDPVIAEIIYAKIKELSESPSQEIVLLIGHGSKEEGFHLKWRQGLELLAERLKALGGYDEADVAMLLPDQVKQKMTWWAQKKPDQTIVVAPLFLSEGYFTTQVIPSRMEGFEYRYNGRALLPSPLISKWIEKQIASEIAEGETGDETQWSKEQD, via the coding sequence ATGGTTAGAACGGGTGGGGAAAACAAAATGAGCGAGTATGGTGTGCTAGTAATAAGCCATGGATCTCGGGATGAAGGCTGGGTTCAGCTGGTTGATGATGCCGTGTCTGCAGTCAGGATGCCGATGAATGTTCCGATCTACGCGTCTTATTTGGAGTTGGTGGAAGGGCGATTAATTCAAGATGGTATTTACAGTTTAGAGGCGCAAGGTGTGACGGATATAATCGTCGTTCCCCTGTTCGTGTCCTCTGGGAGTACACATATTGATGAAATCAGCTACGCCCTAGGTGTGATAGACCAGCCGCTTCTCGAGACAGATATGGAACCATTTGATATCAAGGCGCGCATTCATTTCACATCGCCAATTGATGACGACCCCGTGATTGCTGAGATTATTTATGCGAAAATCAAAGAGCTTTCCGAATCGCCAAGTCAGGAAATCGTCCTGCTCATCGGTCACGGAAGTAAGGAAGAGGGCTTCCATCTCAAATGGCGCCAAGGCTTAGAGCTGCTCGCTGAGCGGTTGAAAGCGCTAGGCGGCTACGACGAGGCGGATGTCGCTATGCTTTTGCCAGATCAAGTGAAACAGAAGATGACCTGGTGGGCCCAGAAGAAGCCAGACCAGACGATCGTCGTTGCGCCGCTTTTTCTAAGTGAAGGCTATTTCACGACACAAGTCATCCCTTCCCGCATGGAAGGGTTCGAATATCGGTATAATGGACGGGCGCTGCTGCCTAGTCCGCTAATTTCCAAATGGATCGAGAAGCAGATTGCTTCAGAAATCGCAGAAGGCGAAACAGGTGATGAGACGCAATGGTCAAAAGAGCAAGACTGA
- a CDS encoding SulP family inorganic anion transporter — protein MKPSFSGRFQGYNGKKFQKDLISGLIVGIVAIPLGMAFAIASGVKPEYGLYTTFVAGILISLFGGSKFQIGGPTGAFIPILFAIVMQYGYENLLIAGFMAGVILLFMGIFKLGGVIKFIPRPVTIGFTTGIAVTIFTGQIANFLGLHNLQKHQEFLSNMKELGIHISTIHMYSLLTAVICLVLIILTPKLVPKIPGSLVGLLISTVIASLFYPDKIATIGSTYGAIPNSLPSLHLPALSIEHIQSLIKPALVIAMLGGIESLLSAVVADGMAGTRHNSNRELIGQGIANMITPLFGGIPATGAIARTATNIKSGAESPFSGVIHGIVVLLVLFLFAPYASNIPLASMAPILMVVAWNMSERKEFVHVLKTKTAESFVLLITFFLTVFTDLTTAVEVGLVLSVIIFVKHMSGLLITAKVLPDPSEKNEEVAAHMVNEQHNCPQISIYTVEGALFFGVANMFEKSIMDEIHYKPKVLILKMGNVPYMDTTVESNLSSIVKHFNKHGGTVIISEIQTQPRDMLRKTRLDEFIGQEHFFEKTGDAVSFALTKLNHSQCLGCKHYAFRECYQLSTREINF, from the coding sequence ATGAAACCTTCTTTTAGTGGCAGATTCCAAGGCTATAATGGAAAAAAATTTCAAAAAGACTTGATTTCAGGTCTGATCGTAGGTATTGTCGCCATTCCATTAGGAATGGCGTTTGCAATTGCTTCAGGCGTAAAGCCGGAATACGGATTATATACTACGTTTGTAGCAGGCATACTAATCTCATTATTTGGTGGTTCTAAATTTCAAATCGGCGGTCCTACCGGAGCATTTATACCCATTTTATTTGCGATAGTGATGCAGTATGGCTACGAAAACTTGCTTATTGCAGGTTTTATGGCAGGTGTCATTTTGCTATTCATGGGGATTTTTAAATTAGGTGGCGTCATTAAATTTATTCCACGTCCTGTCACCATAGGTTTTACCACAGGAATTGCTGTTACGATCTTCACAGGACAAATTGCTAATTTCCTTGGATTGCATAATCTTCAAAAACATCAAGAGTTTCTTTCCAATATGAAGGAATTAGGCATTCACATTTCAACCATCCATATGTACAGTCTCTTAACTGCTGTGATTTGTCTCGTGCTTATCATTCTGACACCAAAGCTGGTACCCAAAATTCCTGGTTCATTAGTGGGTTTATTGATTTCTACAGTTATCGCATCCCTATTCTATCCTGACAAAATCGCGACCATCGGTTCTACCTACGGCGCAATTCCAAATAGCTTGCCTAGCCTTCACTTGCCTGCACTCTCCATTGAACACATTCAATCTTTAATAAAACCCGCTTTGGTAATAGCCATGTTAGGCGGCATTGAATCCTTACTTTCAGCCGTAGTTGCTGATGGAATGGCAGGAACCAGACATAACAGCAATCGTGAATTGATTGGTCAAGGTATCGCGAATATGATAACGCCGTTGTTCGGGGGTATTCCTGCAACAGGGGCTATTGCACGAACTGCAACAAATATTAAAAGCGGAGCGGAGTCTCCCTTCTCTGGGGTCATTCACGGTATTGTTGTTCTGTTGGTTTTGTTCTTATTTGCTCCTTATGCATCGAATATTCCGCTTGCGAGTATGGCACCCATTTTAATGGTTGTTGCTTGGAATATGAGCGAACGCAAAGAGTTTGTACACGTTTTAAAAACCAAAACGGCAGAGTCATTCGTTCTGCTTATCACCTTTTTTCTAACTGTTTTTACAGATTTGACGACCGCTGTTGAAGTTGGATTAGTCTTGTCAGTCATTATTTTTGTGAAGCATATGAGCGGCCTTCTCATTACTGCAAAGGTGTTACCCGACCCTTCCGAGAAAAATGAAGAAGTAGCAGCACACATGGTTAATGAACAACATAATTGCCCTCAAATCAGTATCTACACCGTCGAAGGAGCTTTGTTCTTTGGGGTTGCAAATATGTTTGAGAAATCCATTATGGACGAAATCCATTACAAACCCAAAGTATTAATATTGAAAATGGGCAATGTTCCCTATATGGACACAACAGTCGAATCCAATTTATCCAGTATCGTCAAGCACTTTAACAAGCACGGTGGCACCGTAATCATTTCCGAAATACAAACCCAACCACGCGATATGCTTCGAAAAACAAGATTAGACGAATTCATTGGGCAGGAACACTTTTTCGAAAAAACTGGTGACGCGGTTAGCTTTGCATTAACCAAACTTAACCACTCTCAATGTCTTGGGTGTAAGCATTATGCGTTCCGTGAATGCTATCAACTATCAACCCGAGAGATTAATTTCTGA
- a CDS encoding ArsR/SmtB family transcription factor: MYQEIQHFKADFFKALAHPLRIRILEVLVHGDKTVNEIQTILGSEGSAVSQQLAVLRNKNVVRGIKDGTSVVYSLTDPLIKDLLTVAKQIFDNHLVNAISMLENIKNQ; encoded by the coding sequence ATGTATCAAGAAATACAGCATTTTAAAGCGGATTTTTTCAAGGCGTTAGCGCACCCACTGCGTATAAGAATCCTTGAAGTTTTAGTTCATGGCGACAAAACCGTTAATGAGATACAAACGATATTGGGCAGTGAAGGTTCTGCCGTTTCACAACAATTAGCCGTATTAAGAAATAAAAACGTAGTTCGTGGAATTAAAGACGGAACCTCTGTTGTATACTCGCTAACTGACCCATTAATTAAAGACTTGCTTACGGTTGCCAAGCAGATTTTTGACAATCATCTTGTGAATGCTATTTCAATGTTAGAAAATATAAAAAATCAGTAA
- a CDS encoding S-layer homology domain-containing protein, whose product MVTKSLKRIISGLTLFVMLFSMLTPMAIAVDNGAQTSTVDYSKVPKLLITELVPDSTNVTGISYDAYEFIEIYNNTNKVLDFKDYNLVYRYPGTEAIWPAYNNGNPNGSMSIPAQSSIVLWVMNTKNKDLTEAGFNTNYHTNLLENVNLFRVEGGGGMHNSSPRDLVIQEKSGSDIVVASYQNDDQTKPDKGIFYQYPVNGTKNMVMSGSGADTNPAAATPGVVNPNQVPPVPLNFSEPPVIDHAPVTQADQRNDLILQAQISNVEQDETVSAAVYYQMGSQTNYESVPMTVTGNNHYQAVIPKVKLSESQLRYYVQADDGFNSVRTNVYSVDVTIDPSDYSKVPPLLVTEIVPDSTNVGSLDGYEFIEIYNNTDQAVNFKDYKLVYRYTDSGPSADVAWPADKEDMVIPSKGTLVFWIINSQNTNSTVADFNANYNTNLVEGTDIVRVHSDGMANGSNRGLLIATNTGTEISSAYYVAGDAKANKGILYAYPFDGSTTMLKYSSALAAATPGKLDQVQIPGQTVKVTPDTLKPTLADLTKQTVIDQSKNLEIIGDAKDDSAVKTVTLYYKTEKQSHYIKRNLKESFADTLYHYMIYSPELIGNAYLDYYFVASDGTNEITSGVKRVSIQGQSDHSSLRLNLKDGEMVSKTKVIKGTGEGLSSTDLKLAMDGTELTESTFHAIEHDAYFAFDVTGVDYYFKNGVTQGQEILTIFQDPIESYTTLSIPIQADRLKEGSNVISIRSGSKSSPFDDRAEENKDDFDVRNVRLVFADGTIVYDTKYNDPSKVIKMGDSEGKYPVVDFNFVIPDSQMSSKAYVWNTASVSDGNHQISVSNANVGTVTSTVTVDNTAPVIKPSIEEGVMYRGAFTLDAQVSDALAGVDKVEATLDEQPITLPNTASSAQLQGGKHVFSVKATDKVGNITHTTINFEVPNEIPDMPVQIAPGQGAAGVDRNAGLSVKVTDPMNDDMNVIFNQGFKYDASTQGPFAGYRGASDTEPPKQEKPEGESVFVKEDYEKIRALDGKYLVDDSDDKFPYQRFEISLDHSIKNSDKVEISWKGKSLEGRKVSLYAWSPDGQAWSPLKTVIAGSEDFELKAAVTVGDYANNHKIQVMVQDEIAVTQNPISSSDPANYDFSFVWMSDTQYYSKSYPHIYQKIVKWIADHKEDNKIKYVIHTGDIVDNADQEYQWVEADKDMKVLENAQIPYGVLAGNHDVGHQNNDYSYYAKWFGEDRFKSQPTYGESYDNNRGHYDLVSSNGNDFIVVYMGWGYGDKEIDWINEVLKKYPNRKAILNFHEFMLVSNNRAPMAEKVFERVIKPNKNVIAALSGHYHDAELKVDPIDDNGDGIPDRNVYQMLADYQGAPEGGLGYIRLMQFDMKNSKINMKTYSPHLDDYNYYEPAEHPGKDEFSLSLDLQSVTKRVATDYFGVNVYTSNTIGSVEHVKSGQQASIVWRNLTPNTNYQWYAVAADMYGGRKESDIWKFTTGTIVTDPGTGPSPSSPSTPSDDKVTSTDGKLTLPTGKTGEVSYENAVTVLIPADASMKDLKLTIEKLSETQKLLTDNEVLASPIYEILKNYSENFSKPVTLTFTFDPTSLKGDQKASVFYYDEVKKVWVEVEGGKVNGNRITVEVNHFTKYAVMAVGSSVVEPAKPMITLSDIAGHWAEANIKQGISLGIVSGYPDSTFKPNHTVTRAEFAVMLMSTLKPQGNGAALTFADKANIGAWAQKSVAQAVQAGIIAGYEDGTFRPNAEITRAEMAVMLAKAMTPSVDTNAAAGFADDKDIPTWAKSAVTSLKKLGLVEGKEGNKFDPSGQTTRAEAVTILLKTLTSS is encoded by the coding sequence TTGGTTACCAAGAGCTTAAAACGAATCATTTCAGGCTTGACCTTATTTGTGATGCTGTTCAGCATGTTGACGCCGATGGCGATTGCTGTGGACAACGGCGCACAGACCAGCACTGTCGACTATTCAAAAGTACCTAAGCTGTTGATTACGGAGCTTGTCCCGGATTCCACCAATGTTACTGGTATCAGTTACGATGCTTATGAATTTATTGAGATTTATAACAATACGAACAAAGTGTTGGACTTTAAAGATTACAATCTGGTCTACCGTTATCCCGGAACTGAAGCTATTTGGCCGGCATATAACAACGGGAATCCAAACGGGAGCATGTCGATTCCCGCCCAATCTTCCATCGTCCTGTGGGTTATGAACACTAAAAACAAAGATTTGACCGAAGCGGGCTTCAACACAAACTACCACACGAACCTGCTGGAGAATGTCAATTTGTTCCGTGTAGAGGGTGGAGGGGGAATGCACAACAGCAGCCCAAGAGACCTGGTAATTCAAGAGAAATCCGGAAGCGATATCGTGGTTGCAAGTTATCAGAACGATGATCAAACGAAACCGGATAAAGGTATTTTTTACCAATATCCAGTGAATGGGACGAAGAATATGGTCATGTCCGGTTCAGGAGCCGATACAAATCCGGCTGCTGCTACACCAGGAGTTGTGAATCCCAATCAAGTTCCACCCGTACCGTTGAACTTCTCTGAGCCTCCGGTCATCGATCACGCACCGGTTACGCAAGCGGATCAAAGGAACGATCTGATTCTGCAAGCACAAATTTCCAATGTAGAGCAAGATGAAACAGTATCCGCTGCTGTGTACTATCAAATGGGATCTCAGACCAATTATGAATCGGTTCCTATGACAGTAACAGGCAATAACCATTATCAAGCTGTCATTCCCAAGGTGAAGCTGAGCGAGAGTCAGTTGAGGTATTACGTACAAGCTGATGACGGTTTTAATTCGGTAAGAACGAACGTTTACAGTGTAGATGTTACAATCGATCCTTCCGACTATTCGAAGGTTCCTCCGCTTCTGGTGACAGAAATTGTACCGGATTCCACTAATGTGGGCTCGCTAGATGGCTATGAATTTATTGAGATTTATAATAATACGGATCAAGCCGTTAATTTTAAAGACTATAAATTAGTTTACCGCTATACCGATTCAGGACCGAGTGCGGATGTCGCTTGGCCAGCAGACAAAGAAGACATGGTCATTCCTTCGAAAGGCACACTTGTCTTCTGGATCATCAACAGTCAGAATACGAATTCTACCGTCGCTGACTTCAATGCCAATTATAATACCAATCTGGTCGAAGGCACCGATATTGTACGCGTTCACAGCGACGGTATGGCGAATGGTTCCAATCGAGGCCTTCTGATTGCGACGAATACAGGTACCGAAATTTCGTCAGCTTATTACGTGGCAGGCGATGCCAAGGCCAATAAAGGGATATTGTATGCCTATCCGTTTGATGGCAGTACGACGATGCTTAAATACAGTTCGGCACTTGCAGCCGCAACGCCGGGTAAACTGGATCAGGTTCAAATACCTGGGCAGACTGTGAAAGTGACACCAGATACGCTCAAACCTACCCTGGCGGATTTGACCAAACAGACCGTCATTGATCAGTCGAAGAATCTCGAAATCATCGGGGATGCGAAAGATGATAGCGCAGTGAAAACTGTAACTCTCTATTATAAGACGGAAAAACAGTCTCATTATATTAAACGGAATTTAAAAGAGAGTTTCGCAGATACGTTATACCATTATATGATCTATTCCCCAGAGCTTATTGGTAATGCCTACTTGGATTATTACTTTGTTGCCTCTGATGGCACGAATGAGATCACGTCGGGCGTGAAGCGGGTTTCCATTCAAGGACAATCGGATCATTCGAGCCTGCGCCTTAATTTGAAAGACGGAGAAATGGTCTCCAAAACGAAGGTCATCAAAGGAACAGGCGAGGGGCTCAGTTCGACCGACCTGAAGCTTGCGATGGATGGAACCGAGCTGACGGAATCTACCTTTCATGCCATTGAACATGATGCGTATTTCGCATTCGATGTAACGGGTGTTGATTACTATTTCAAAAACGGAGTCACACAGGGGCAGGAAATCCTCACTATCTTCCAAGACCCGATTGAAAGCTACACCACGTTATCGATTCCGATTCAGGCTGATCGCTTGAAGGAAGGCAGCAATGTGATTTCGATCCGATCGGGTTCTAAATCTTCGCCATTCGACGATCGTGCGGAAGAGAATAAAGATGATTTTGATGTTAGAAACGTTCGTCTTGTGTTTGCTGATGGTACGATTGTTTATGATACTAAATATAACGATCCGTCTAAAGTGATTAAAATGGGCGACAGCGAAGGCAAATATCCAGTTGTTGATTTTAACTTCGTCATTCCGGATAGCCAGATGTCATCCAAAGCCTATGTTTGGAATACGGCATCCGTGAGCGATGGCAATCATCAGATTTCAGTAAGCAACGCCAATGTGGGTACAGTTACATCTACGGTGACGGTTGATAACACAGCTCCGGTTATTAAGCCTTCTATTGAAGAAGGAGTCATGTACCGCGGCGCCTTCACGTTGGATGCGCAAGTATCCGATGCGCTGGCTGGGGTAGATAAGGTAGAAGCTACACTCGATGAACAGCCGATCACCTTGCCAAATACGGCATCGTCCGCACAGCTTCAAGGCGGTAAGCATGTATTCAGCGTTAAGGCAACCGATAAAGTAGGAAATATCACGCATACAACGATCAACTTCGAGGTACCGAATGAAATCCCGGATATGCCCGTACAGATTGCACCAGGTCAAGGCGCAGCTGGCGTGGACCGCAATGCGGGGTTAAGCGTTAAGGTAACGGATCCGATGAATGACGACATGAACGTGATATTCAACCAAGGCTTCAAATACGATGCAAGTACGCAGGGGCCATTCGCCGGATATCGCGGTGCATCAGACACCGAGCCTCCTAAACAGGAAAAACCTGAGGGAGAGTCAGTCTTTGTCAAAGAGGATTATGAGAAAATCAGAGCGCTTGATGGGAAGTATCTCGTAGACGATTCCGATGATAAATTCCCGTATCAGCGATTTGAGATTTCGTTGGATCATTCGATTAAAAACTCAGATAAAGTAGAAATTAGCTGGAAAGGAAAGTCGCTGGAAGGCCGTAAAGTCAGCTTGTATGCATGGAGTCCAGACGGACAAGCATGGAGTCCACTGAAGACAGTTATAGCGGGTAGTGAGGATTTCGAGCTGAAAGCGGCTGTAACTGTTGGAGATTATGCCAACAATCATAAGATCCAGGTGATGGTTCAGGATGAAATTGCCGTCACTCAAAATCCAATTAGCAGCAGTGATCCAGCGAATTACGATTTCTCATTTGTATGGATGTCGGATACGCAATATTACTCCAAAAGCTATCCTCACATTTATCAAAAAATTGTCAAGTGGATCGCTGATCACAAAGAAGATAACAAAATTAAATATGTCATTCACACCGGCGACATTGTCGATAATGCTGACCAAGAATACCAATGGGTAGAAGCGGATAAAGATATGAAAGTCTTGGAAAATGCGCAAATCCCTTACGGTGTATTGGCTGGTAACCATGACGTGGGTCATCAAAACAATGATTACAGCTACTACGCTAAATGGTTTGGGGAAGATCGGTTTAAGAGTCAGCCGACGTACGGCGAATCCTACGATAACAATCGCGGTCATTATGACCTAGTTTCCTCGAACGGCAACGATTTTATCGTTGTTTACATGGGTTGGGGTTATGGTGACAAAGAAATTGACTGGATTAACGAGGTTTTGAAAAAATACCCGAACCGGAAGGCAATCTTGAACTTCCATGAGTTCATGCTTGTTTCCAATAACCGCGCACCGATGGCGGAAAAAGTGTTCGAACGGGTCATCAAACCGAATAAGAACGTCATTGCCGCCCTTTCCGGCCATTATCACGATGCTGAATTGAAAGTCGATCCGATTGACGATAATGGGGACGGCATACCGGACCGCAACGTGTATCAAATGCTTGCTGACTATCAAGGGGCGCCTGAAGGCGGACTTGGTTATATCCGACTCATGCAGTTTGATATGAAAAACAGCAAAATCAACATGAAGACCTATTCACCGCATTTGGATGACTATAACTACTATGAACCGGCTGAACATCCTGGTAAAGATGAGTTTTCACTTAGCTTGGATCTGCAATCGGTAACCAAACGTGTGGCTACGGACTATTTCGGGGTAAACGTGTATACGTCCAATACGATCGGAAGCGTTGAGCATGTGAAGAGCGGCCAGCAGGCATCCATTGTCTGGCGCAATCTTACTCCGAATACCAACTACCAATGGTATGCAGTCGCAGCAGATATGTATGGAGGCCGAAAGGAGTCGGATATTTGGAAATTTACAACAGGAACGATAGTGACCGATCCAGGAACGGGACCTAGTCCGTCGTCGCCATCTACTCCGAGTGACGATAAAGTGACCTCGACGGATGGTAAATTAACGCTTCCAACAGGTAAAACGGGCGAAGTTAGTTATGAAAATGCGGTCACAGTCTTGATTCCGGCTGATGCTTCAATGAAAGATTTAAAATTAACAATCGAAAAATTGTCTGAGACGCAGAAGCTTTTAACGGATAATGAGGTTCTAGCTAGTCCGATCTATGAGATTCTCAAAAATTATTCAGAGAACTTCAGTAAACCTGTAACGTTGACGTTTACTTTCGATCCGACAAGCTTGAAGGGCGATCAAAAGGCATCTGTCTTCTATTATGACGAAGTGAAAAAAGTGTGGGTAGAAGTCGAGGGCGGCAAGGTTAATGGGAATCGCATCACCGTAGAGGTTAATCACTTTACGAAGTATGCGGTAATGGCCGTAGGTTCATCCGTAGTGGAGCCTGCCAAGCCGATGATTACCCTAAGCGATATCGCCGGACACTGGGCTGAGGCCAACATCAAGCAGGGGATAAGCCTCGGTATTGTTAGCGGTTATCCAGACAGCACATTTAAGCCGAATCATACGGTGACCCGCGCAGAATTTGCAGTGATGCTGATGAGTACGCTGAAACCGCAAGGCAATGGAGCGGCACTGACATTCGCGGATAAAGCAAATATCGGAGCTTGGGCACAGAAATCGGTTGCACAAGCGGTGCAAGCAGGTATCATTGCTGGATATGAGGACGGTACGTTCCGTCCGAATGCAGAAATCACACGCGCAGAGATGGCAGTTATGCTTGCCAAAGCGATGACTCCGTCAGTCGATACAAATGCCGCAGCAGGCTTCGCAGACGATAAGGATATTCCTACATGGGCGAAAAGCGCAGTGACATCACTGAAGAAACTTGGCCTTGTAGAAGGTAAAGAGGGGAATAAATTCGATCCTTCCGGCCAAACAACAAGAGCAGAAGCAGTAACAATTCTTTTGAAAACTCTGACATCATCTTAA
- a CDS encoding Asp23/Gls24 family envelope stress response protein translates to MPEKSQYGVIRISDDVISIIAGLAAQDTPGIASMSGGISEGFTKRLSGKNAKKGVLVEVIESEAAIQLRVIINYGTNIQQVCRDLQENVREAVENMTGLRVMEVNVKVESLAVKKELEL, encoded by the coding sequence TTGCCCGAGAAATCACAATACGGAGTAATACGTATATCCGACGATGTTATTTCTATCATAGCTGGGCTCGCCGCCCAAGATACACCTGGGATTGCTTCTATGTCAGGCGGCATCTCCGAGGGCTTTACGAAGCGCCTGAGCGGAAAAAATGCGAAAAAAGGTGTTTTAGTCGAGGTTATAGAGTCGGAAGCCGCTATCCAACTACGTGTCATCATCAATTACGGCACTAATATTCAGCAGGTATGCCGTGATCTTCAAGAAAACGTTAGAGAAGCTGTGGAAAACATGACGGGGCTTCGAGTTATGGAAGTAAACGTAAAAGTAGAGAGTCTAGCAGTTAAGAAAGAATTGGAATTGTGA
- a CDS encoding diacylglycerol kinase codes for MVKRARLIYNPTSGREEMKKRLPEILQRLERGGFETSTHATIGEGDATLAAAHAVSRGFDLIIAAGGDGTLCEVVNGMAEREGRPPLGILPLGTTNDFARALGIPKNLEYACDLIVQQYTTDIDVGKINNRYFINIAGGGSMTELTYEVPSKLKTMIGQLAYYMKGLEKLPRLKPIELYVKAGDKEIHEEVMMFLVGNSNSVGGFEKLAPEASMNDGLFDVLILRKCNLAEFIRVVTLALRGEHLSDPNMIYFQTNHIEINSPDYVQLNLDGEFGGTLPCVMTNLKSHLQIIVDESGQSIYKKTFLETLTTPFHLRGNVQGHGDEEQE; via the coding sequence ATGGTCAAAAGAGCAAGACTGATCTATAATCCGACTTCTGGCCGGGAAGAAATGAAAAAACGTTTGCCAGAAATTCTTCAGCGCTTAGAGCGCGGCGGTTTCGAAACCTCCACACACGCTACCATCGGTGAAGGCGACGCCACACTCGCAGCGGCCCATGCTGTTAGCCGAGGCTTCGATCTGATCATCGCGGCAGGCGGAGACGGCACTCTGTGCGAAGTCGTCAACGGCATGGCCGAGAGAGAAGGCAGGCCCCCGCTTGGCATTTTGCCGCTGGGAACGACCAACGATTTTGCCCGAGCGCTAGGCATTCCTAAGAATTTGGAGTACGCCTGCGATCTGATCGTTCAGCAGTACACAACCGACATTGATGTAGGCAAAATCAACAACCGCTACTTCATCAACATCGCCGGCGGCGGCTCGATGACCGAGTTGACGTACGAAGTCCCAAGCAAGCTCAAGACCATGATCGGCCAGTTGGCCTATTATATGAAGGGACTGGAGAAGCTGCCTAGGCTGAAGCCCATTGAGCTGTACGTCAAGGCAGGCGACAAGGAAATTCATGAGGAAGTCATGATGTTCCTCGTAGGTAACTCCAACTCCGTCGGCGGCTTCGAGAAGCTGGCTCCGGAAGCGAGTATGAATGATGGGCTGTTCGATGTGTTGATTCTACGCAAGTGTAATCTTGCTGAGTTTATAAGAGTGGTCACGCTCGCACTGCGCGGCGAGCATCTGAGCGATCCGAATATGATTTATTTCCAAACGAATCATATCGAGATTAATTCGCCGGACTACGTCCAGTTGAATCTGGATGGAGAGTTCGGGGGCACGCTGCCTTGTGTGATGACGAATTTGAAGAGTCATTTGCAGATTATTGTGGATGAATCGGGGCAGTCGATTTATAAGAAGACGTTCCTAGAGACGTTGACCACGCCGTTTCATTTGAGAGGGAATGTGCAGGGTCATGGGGATGAGGAGCAGGAGTAG
- a CDS encoding YerC/YecD family TrpR-related protein, translating into MQLKKLNDKAIDQLFEAVLTLKDIEECYVFFDDLCTVNEIQSLSQRLEVARMLRKGCTYNQIEAETGASTATISRVKRCLNYGNDGYVLTLDRLGR; encoded by the coding sequence ATGCAATTAAAAAAATTAAATGATAAAGCAATAGACCAGCTTTTTGAAGCCGTGCTGACGCTCAAAGATATTGAAGAGTGCTATGTCTTTTTTGATGACCTATGCACAGTGAACGAGATTCAATCGCTTTCCCAACGCCTAGAGGTTGCTCGCATGCTGCGCAAGGGCTGTACGTATAACCAGATCGAAGCCGAGACGGGCGCATCAACAGCAACCATTTCTCGTGTCAAAAGATGCCTGAACTACGGAAACGACGGCTACGTGCTGACGCTGGATCGTTTAGGTCGTTAA
- a CDS encoding aminotransferase: MTNQRQIIGNGGIRPEVHTRSLTLPPQIGDGGFGQYPGLGGGGNLFSQGGGFPTPFDGGGNLFGGPSGGNAGGGLFGGGGGNAGGGFFGGGANPSGAGGGGGGGFLSNLLGGGGAAGGASSNPLSGLNMKQISGFIERMGGIDGILGTMGKVQKFMSTFQQMAPMVKTILSSIGKGKVNSSADLEEIIKPKRKRRKKSSSGPRRKGVSKTALTKRKRR, encoded by the coding sequence GTGACTAACCAAAGACAAATCATTGGTAATGGCGGTATTCGACCTGAGGTGCATACAAGAAGCTTAACTTTACCTCCGCAAATTGGCGATGGCGGCTTCGGGCAATATCCCGGCTTAGGCGGTGGAGGCAATCTATTTTCACAAGGCGGAGGATTTCCTACTCCTTTCGATGGAGGCGGCAATCTCTTCGGTGGCCCAAGCGGCGGTAATGCGGGTGGCGGATTGTTTGGTGGCGGCGGAGGTAATGCGGGCGGAGGATTTTTTGGCGGTGGTGCAAATCCTAGCGGCGCAGGTGGTGGCGGAGGAGGCGGTTTCCTCAGCAACCTCTTAGGCGGCGGTGGAGCTGCAGGTGGGGCCTCTTCTAACCCGCTTAGCGGCTTGAATATGAAGCAAATCTCCGGCTTCATTGAACGTATGGGTGGTATTGACGGCATCCTCGGCACCATGGGCAAGGTCCAGAAGTTCATGAGCACCTTTCAACAAATGGCTCCTATGGTGAAAACTATTTTGAGCTCGATTGGCAAAGGAAAAGTGAATTCATCGGCTGACTTGGAAGAAATCATTAAACCTAAACGCAAACGCCGTAAGAAATCAAGCTCAGGCCCTAGAAGAAAAGGCGTTTCCAAAACCGCCTTAACCAAGCGCAAACGCCGATAA